In Scylla paramamosain isolate STU-SP2022 chromosome 30, ASM3559412v1, whole genome shotgun sequence, the following are encoded in one genomic region:
- the LOC135115971 gene encoding uncharacterized protein LOC135115971: MYRKYIQELSASSSSPDPDFPDTNLIVGEAQLKAAKAGAAHLDQHLQVAPAMPASPSSPGLSDTRNAHTTVGDPPPPRPASDSDTEDDASSVALSVRSESTLASVGQTTGGVARSASSVCRGRSRLKESRRHSEIFHLQEIFSRSNTPEFRRRPTAHARPSLHSSPPRVSEDDRFSTLSQDEVIVVRPVAEASCARSPLYPAPRGDLLLNHRSDTTPGRGVIKVLSASSASNEAQEASGPRLTKGAVGAVPSSSHHLNNTLGRDSDPWLRSARRLAASPPQNARRHSAGPSLYSMFCCRAFTSGR, from the exons ATGTACCGCAAGTACATCCAGGAGCTGagcgcctcttcctcctcccccgacCCGGACTTCCCCGACACCAATCTCATCGTGGGCGAGGCGCAGCTGAAGGCGGCCAAAGCAGGAGCCGCTCATCTCGACCAGCACCTGCAGGTGGCTCCCGCCATGCCCGCCAGCCCTTCGTCCCCGGGTCTGTCCGACACCCGCAACGCCCACACCACGGTGGGCGACCCTCCGCCTCCCCGCCCCGCGTCTGACAGTGACACAGAGGATGACGCCAGCAGCGTGGCCCTGTCAGTCAGATCAGAGAGTACCCTCGCGTCTGTCGGCCAGACCACGGGAGGCGTTGCCCGCTCAGCCAGCAGCGTGTGCCGTGGGCGGAGCCGCCTGAAGGAATCCCGCCGCCACTCCGAGATCTTCCACCTGCAGGAAATCTTCTCCCGCAGCAACACTCCTGAGTTCCGGCGCCGCCCCACCGCCCACGCCCGGCCCTCCCTGCACTCCTCGCCGCCCCGCGTGTCTGAAGACGACAGGTTCTCCACGCTTTCCCAGGACGAGGTGATCGTGGTGCGTCCCGTGGCCGAGGCATCCTGTGCCAGGTCGCCACTGTACCCAGCTCCGCGAGGAGACCTGCTGCTGAACCACCGCAGCGATACCACCCCGGGCCGTGGCGTGATCAAGGTGCTGTCGGCTTCCAGTGCAAGTAATGAGGCGCAGGAAGCGTCAGGCCCCCGGCTGACGAAGGGAGCGGTGGGCGCGGTgccctcctcctcacaccaccTCAACAACACCCTGGGCAGGGACAGCGATCCTTGGCTCCGGTCGGCCCGCAGACTGGCCGCCTCCCCGCCACAG AACGCGCGGCGCCACTCAGCGGGCCCCAGCCTCTACTCCATGTTCTGCTGCCGCGCCTTCACTAGCGGCAGGTGA